The following proteins are co-located in the Vanessa tameamea isolate UH-Manoa-2023 chromosome W, ilVanTame1 primary haplotype, whole genome shotgun sequence genome:
- the LOC135194609 gene encoding uncharacterized protein LOC135194609 yields the protein MTCNTLKCNNCHLVVNELLAYIQNKVSLADEVSLLKICTSAFSSEQIEKANSLLLESLPSDLRKTVRKGRGKENRLLHDIINVFKVTDPDVLPVFVARDLEKLPPITFDHLDVSKLLKDLMIVQAEIKSIKSTYATVEQLECVKKECLIGKLPSPPFSTMAVNTKRGAYRDSGPIGLSQLDDTIITTHLDQFNGEALSPGEYNINYRNINMSTTAEGSNTAFQSIVYQQSTDADDCVIRGGGRGMEAISTVNDSSQVSSESKDQPAGTAQIRSYAAVAKVHDPSEGWTVVKKRSQKFKNRLVGKMGNVVVESEEKFRAADRKIPLFITNVHKDTAESDIINYIKNKTKESVTLEKISVKRQCEHDAYKLFVSQSKLSLYLNENIWPQGIIFRRFVHFKLKRKDETPVAEVALNNLPIVNG from the coding sequence ATGACGTGTAATACATTAAAGTGTAACAATTGTCATCTAGTTGTTAATGAGCTTTTAGCTTATAtccaaaataaagtttcattagCGGATGAAGTGAGTTTGTTGAAAATATGTACGTCAGCTTTTTCTAGTGAACAAATTGAGAAAGCCAACAGCTTACTCCTGGAATCGTTACCATCGGATTTACGTAAAACTGTTCGCAAAGGAAGAGGCAAGGAAAATCGCTTACTGCACGACATCATAAACGTGTTTAAGGTAACAGATCCCGATGTATTACCTGTGTTCGTGGCTAGGGATTTAGAAAAACTACCACCTATAACATTTGACCACCTAGATGTCTCCAAGCTGCTCAAGGATCTGATGATAGTACAGGcggaaattaaaagtattaagtcAACATATGCTACTGTTGAGCAACTTGAATGTGTTAAGAAGGAATGTCTTATCGGCAAATTACCTTCGCCGCCTTTTTCAACTATGGCAGTAAACACGAAAAGAGGAGCTTACCGCGATAGTGGACCGATAGGATTGTCTCAATTAGATGACACTATCATTACAACGCATTTAGATCAGTTTAACGGCGAGGCATTATCGCCgggagaatataatataaactatagaaatattaatatgagtACTACAGCGGAGGGTAGTAATACAGCGTTTCAAAGTATTGTTTATCAACAGTCGACAGACGCGGACGATTGCGTCATCCGAGGCGGCGGTCGAGGCATGGAAGCGATTAGCACTGTAAATGACTCATCGCAGGTATCGAGCGAATCGAAAGATCAGCCCGCTGGGACAGCGCAAATTAGATCTTATGCTGCGGTTGCTAAGGTCCATGATCCAAGTGAAGGCTGGACAGTTGTAAAGAAGAGatctcaaaaatttaaaaaccgcCTCGTTGGCAAAATGGGAAATGTTGTGGTTGAATCGGAAGAAAAATTCAGGGCGGCTGATAGAAAAATACCtctatttataacaaatgttCATAAAGATACGGCAGAATCGGatataattaactatattaagaataaaactaAGGAGAGTGTTACATTAGAGAAAATTTCAGTTAAGCGGCAATGTGAACACGACGCTTACAAGCTTTTTGTTTCACAAAGTAAGCTTTCGTTGTATCTTAATGAGAATATTTGGCCGCAGGGAATTATTTTTCGGCGGTTTGTGCACTTTAAGCTTAAACGCAAAGACGAAACACCTGTTGCAGAGGTGGCGCTGAATAACCTGCCTATTGTTAATGGATAA